The Cryptomeria japonica chromosome 2, Sugi_1.0, whole genome shotgun sequence region GACACTCTCTGTGAGCTTCCAGAGCTCTTACAAAGCAGCTGGCGCATTAAAACCTAAGAGAAACAACTCCTATCTCAACAAGGAGTTCATAAGAGAACTTACACAAACAGGTATTCAAAACCACCATGAAACTCTCCTAAAACATACAGGAACAATAATATTCAAATGCATGGAATTCATTTTACATTTTAACAGTATAACATTTCCGAAAAACATACTCAAAGGAATTTCATAGAAGGAATCCACAATAACAATTCACAGGGAAGAATCTTAACAATCTTTCCCTACAAAACTAACCATTCCCCCTATCAAACCAAAATAAACTAATCCCCAATCAATCTTTGATTTGTAGACACAGAAAACACATTTTCACAGGAAGGAAGCATTCACTGTAAACAagaatgtaaaaataaaaaatccatcgACCTCCAAATCGCAATCCAAAAGAGTCAAACCAAAGAGGAAGAAATGTTGAATCCAAAACCACTCCAAAAGCTTCAATCCAAATCAAAAACacgaatccaaaatccaaaatagttCCCCGCTGGTAACCCCCAAACAGCTTCAGGAAGCCAAATAAAAAGGTTTCTGGCAAAAACTCTCGACCaatcaaaaaaattcataaaacaatatttcctacctaccttgtatagttccaaggtagaatatttaatatatttcctaCCAACAATTTCAATTTCACCTAGTCAAATAAGAGGGTCGGTAAAaacaaatctattttatttttacatttccCTACATAGTAAaagcaataataatgatattgttaTTATTTTAGGAGTGTAAGAAAAGAAATAGGCTTATACCTTTATTATTATTAGTCCCTGCTTTAAGCAGGGAACTAATTTTTTCATGTGACTCAATTAGTTtgtcaaatgaaataaaaatatctAACTCTAAAGTTTTTAGCATGATTcctttgattttattattatttctcaaattatttttattttttcttaaaaatattaTTCGCTGATAGAGTTTTACTGGGGTTAAAATAAATTTTCAATAGCAAAAAATATAGAAATTAGTTGGCACCACGGAAAGTGCTATGTACAATTTCATTAATGATATTTACTTGTTTGTTAAATGCTCTGTACATTTCATAAATTTTTTAGGTTAAAAAAAGTATTTTTCATTAAGGTGCATTCTACTCTTCCGTTGTTGCGCAGAAAGCTTAGTAGATATAGTTTGGTAATCAGCACTCTGAAGAGAAGAAGGCATTGTAGAGGAGGGAAAGGCATTGCTATTTCGAGTTTGTGGTGCTGCATTCTTTGTGAGGCGACTCCCATCAGAATCAGAGATTTGTGCACTCTTTTCCTGTGATATTTGGGTTCATTGATGTTCTTGTTTTTTATCCCTGTTTTCTAAACACCCAGAATGCTCAACATCTGCATTAGAGCAAATTCAATTTTCCCAAAATTCGCCTGTGAAGTTTCTCCCCATTTTCTTAGCACTGCAGATGCAAATCTATTAAAGGTGGTACACTTTTTATGTTCCACTAATAGTTTTGTTAGTGAACAGTACTACAAACATTTTTTTGTGAACCCAACCAAGCTGCAAAAATTGATTTTGAGTGAACCTGAACTGACTCTCATGATTTGGATGAGAGCAGACTTGAAAAATTTACTGTTTGAAGGGCAGGGATACAAAACCCTTGTAAAATCAAGAGACAATTCCACCATTTCGACAACCCCTACAACTCAACTGTATCAGTTGCCATTGTTGTGCCCAGAGGATGTGTTGTCACTTCTCTGTTTTTGGGCTTTTGTACAACCACCAATCCCAATTCTCAGGCACTGTAGATGCAAATATGGTGAAGGAGGTATAATTATTTGGGCTTTTGTAATTATTTTTTGTGGGTTTGATCGTGTACGTTTTATTTCATCTAATTTTGTTGCCTTTTGTCTGGACTTCCGAGTAACTAGTTGTGGGTTTTTTTGGGTTATTTACTTTTTTGCCAGGGAAATTTATTTGGGGTTTCAATTAAGTGATGTCGCTAAGCAAGTTTTATTTTAacctttttcttgaatttttgggggattttcaaattttggcttCTGTTGAATAGTTGTACTTGATGGAAATTTGGGATTTCTTTTCATatgaattttatcattttttagacAGTTGTGAGATTTCTTGTTTTCCTTTTAAAGATTTCCCAGGAGCTATAATATTTTGGCTGCTATTGTGTTTGCTATTGTTATTTGATTGGTAGTGCTTATTTTTATCTTTGTCAGCAATTGGTCCTTTAAAAGTTTAATGGGTATTGAAGAGAATTTAGATCTGGTTATTATTTCACTGTAGACTGATCCCATTATGAATTTGTGGGTTTGTCTTAAGCTTTTTAACATTTTAGGGCAAGTTTTTGCACGTTAAATGCTGGATGTGAAATTGAAAAGTGAGTTTGTTTAGATCATTACTATCTATATATCCAATTTTACAATACATGGTATAAATATTTGGTAAGATGAATAAAAATTTTCCAAAAACTCTATTGACcataagtttgaccaaaatttttctTAATATATTATCGTAATATTGGGTTGAATTTCATTAGTTGGTTTAGGTCAAAAATATTGTTGGGAGTTTAGAAGGTTGAAAAAGTTGTACACACTTTGTTGTCCTTCCACTGATAATTGCAAATTATAATGATGATTGTTGCGGGGTGGCAAGTGCTCTGTACAATTTCATTAATGATATTTACTTGTTTATTAAATGTTCTGtacatttcataatttttttaggTTAAAAAAAAGTATTTTTCATTAAGGTGCATTTTACTATTCTGTTGCTGCGCAGAAAGCTCTGTAGCTACAGCTCGGTAATCAACACTCTGAAGAGAAGAAGGCATTGTAGTGGAGGGAAAGGCATTGCAATTTCGACTTTGTAGTGCTGCATTCTTTGCGAGGCGACTTCCATCAGAATCAG contains the following coding sequences:
- the LOC131872082 gene encoding uncharacterized protein LOC131872082 is translated as MLNICIRANSIFPKFACEVSPHFLSTADANLLKVVHFLCSTNSFVSEQYYKHFFVNPTKLQKLILSEPELTLMIWMRADLKNLLFEGQGYKTLVKSRDNSTISTTPTTQLYQLPLLCPEDVLSLLCFWAFVQPPIPILRHCRCKYGEGESSVATAR